A part of Rhipicephalus microplus isolate Deutch F79 chromosome 8, USDA_Rmic, whole genome shotgun sequence genomic DNA contains:
- the LOC119163878 gene encoding zinc finger protein-like 1 homolog isoform X1, whose protein sequence is MGLCKCPRKKVTNQFCYEHRVNVCEHCMVAQHPTCIVQSYLQWLQDSDYDPVCQICRKELANGTCTRLLCYHVFHWACLDDHCKRMPKTTAPAGYGCPSCGSAIVPAINIESPVADALNMLLKSASWANAGPSIPEITQQKQPSGPQGDLRQANASPVNSLAQSAPPPWRAQSSAPNTASPLHTAIAPENSVNYGTATNSHLTSSRKVFTATQANFVTSAPDYDEDKYKRRSGFELLSRWIKSRTIMAGSRRRDPHTFLKRWVVLSILIVLGLFTVVYFLMHWGRAAAESDPLLDPRLNPNIRVNDESQDLQPR, encoded by the exons ATGGGTCTGTGCAAGTGCCCCAGAAAGAAAGTGACCAACCAGTTTTGCTACGAACACCGGGTGAATGTGTGTGAACACTGCATGGTAGCCCAGCACCCTACG TGCATAGTCCAAAGCTACCTCCAGTGGCTCCAAGACAGTGATTACGACCCCGTATGCCAGATCTGCCGCAAGGAGCTCGCCAACGGTACCTGCACCCGCCTACTGTGCTATC ATGTATTCCACTGGGCCTGCTTGGACGACCACTGCAAGCGGATGCCTAAGACAACTGCGCCGGCTGGCTACGGCTGTCCTTCGTGTGGCTCGGCTATCGTCCCAGCCATCAACATTGAGTCCCCAGTTGCAGACGCCCTGAACATGCTGCTCAAGTCCGCATCCTGGGCAAACGCCGGTCCTTCCATACCAGAGATCACACAGCAG AAACAGCCTTCCGGACCACAGGGTGACTTGCGTCAGGCCAATGCGAGTCCGGTCAACTCGTTAGCCCAATCTGCGCCTCCACCGTGGCGTGCGCAAAGCAGTGCACCCAACACCGCTTCGCCCTTGCATACGGCGATCGCTCCTGAAAACAGCGTCAACTATGGCACTGCCACCAACA GCCACCTGACGTCGTCGCGGAAGGTATTCACCGCGACCCAGGCCAACTTCGTCACATCTGCACCGGACTATGACGAGGACAAGTATAAACGACGATCCGGATTTGAACTGCTATCACGCTGGATCAA GTCAAGAACAATAATGGCCGGCAGTCGTAGACGAGACCCGCACACGTTCCTCAAGCGCTGGGTCGTCCTCTCCATCCTCATCGTGCTCGGGCTCTTCACTGTCGTCTATTTCCTCATGCACTGGGG
- the LOC119163877 gene encoding UPF0415 protein C7orf25 homolog codes for MVLQQDSAREKVLEKIDDAEKLLAQCDSLSVCPGKSKLQRKIQAEIKFLRKLSKTPEGIKEEHFRCTNLAYLSAVVTCSLTVTGLVDVLKPFSLPEIDAECERQRRCADRTIVDVVANHGAAWIKVVARNPEALLTSSLGDGEYGRRTILDQLQDMVECAGCHPHLYKAPEVKVWTVLPVSKPLREIIQAVGAEVLNHEDVPSTCDEETPEAAADDSEAGVDDCVENFTALKLHEVPKDAVLNLDVSTMIACASALTNGRCHFRFRENVLTEQAESERRNPIRPALDELFADRKLVCCQSAYDDFSTIVKIMAGPCETEAAHRLFERLEVVPDSPSERATGLALRGKIRKRSKIIFGTGDRLKAVTVTANSGFLRAAKAQGADFVAFVHESRALTEAKEVNATPI; via the exons atggtgctccagcaggACAGTGCCAGAGAGAAAGTTCTGGAGAAGATTGACGACGCCGAGAAGCTTCTGGCGCAGTGCGACTCCCTGAGCGTGTGCCCTGGCAAGAGCAAGCTGCAACGCAAGATTCAGGCCGAGATCAAGTTCCTGCGCAAGCTCTCGAAGACGCCCGAAGGCATCAAGGAGGAGCATTTCCGATGCACCAACCTGGCCTACCTGTCAGCCGTCGTCACGTGCTCGTTAACCGTCACTGGTCTGGTCGACGTGCTCAAGCCTTTCTCCCTCCCCGAG ATTGACGCCGAATGTGAGAGGCAGAGGCGTTGCGCCGATCGAACCATTGTGGACGTGGTAGCCAATCACGGTGCGGCGTGGATCAAAGTGGTGGCGCGCAACCCGGAAGCCCTGCTGACCTCGTCCCTCGGAGACGGAGAGTACGGCCGGCGCACCATCCTGGACCAACTCCAGGACATGGTGGAGTGTGCGGGCTGCCACCCGCACCTGTACAAGGCGCCCGAGGTCAAGGTGTGGACCGTGCTACCCGTCTCCAAGCCACTCCGGGAGATCATTCAGGCTGTTGGTGCTGAG GTTCTCAATCACGAGGATGTCCCGTCGACATGCGACGAGGAAACTCCCGAGGCTGCAGCAGACGACAGCGAGGCCGGCGTAGACGACTGCGTGGAAAACTTTACAGCATTGAAGCTGCATGAGGTTCCCAAGGACGCTGTGCTGAACCTCGACGTGTCCACGATGATTGCTTGTGCATCCGCACTGACTAATGGCCGCTGTCACTTCCGCTTCCGCGAGAACGTGCTGACCGAGCAAGCCGAGAGTGAGCGCCGCAATCCCATCCGGCCTGCCTTAGACGAGCTGTTCGCAGACCGCAAGCTCGTCTGCTGCCAGTCTGCCTACGACGACTTCTCGACTATCGTGAAAATCATGGCCGGACCGTGCGAGACAGAGGCGGCACACAGACTTTTCGAAAGACTTGAGGTCGTGCCAGACTCTCCCTCCGAGCGGGCCACAGGGCTCGCACTTCGTGGAAAAATCAGGAAGCGGTCAAAGATCATCTTTGGGACCGGCGACCGGCTGAAGGCGGTGACTGTGACCGCGAACAGTGGGTTTCTGAGAGCCGCGAAAGCCCAGGGCGCCGACTTTGTCGCATTTGTGCACGAGTCGCGGGCGTTGACGGAGGCAAAGGAAGTCAACGCTACGCCAATCTAG